A portion of the Sphingobacterium spiritivorum genome contains these proteins:
- a CDS encoding cytochrome ubiquinol oxidase subunit I: MDDFIAARSQMAMSLGFHIIFACVGMVMPFFMCIAHYLYLKTGNEIYKGLTKAWSRGVAILFATGAVSGTMLSFELGLLWPGFMKHAGPIFGMPFSLEGTAFFIEAIALGFFLYGWNRFNKWFHWATGLVVGISGIASGILVVAANAWMNSPSGFDYVDGKYINIDPIQAMFNDAWFSQALHMMLAAFVATGFAVAGVHALMIIKKKNVAFHTAAFRISALAACIAALLQPISGDISAKDVGKRQPAKLAAMEAHFETEARASFLIGGIPDEEKGTVKYGIKVPGLLSFLAYGDMDKPVTGLNDIPRDEWPPVAITHYAFQIMIGLGMLLVLLSILYFIALFRKKSWLQSTWLFRLFVIAIPLGYIALEAGWVVTEVGRQPWIIYGIMRTIDAVTPMPGIAYSFYVFTAVFVSLSIAVIYLLYRQITMVGHLYDPTDPNFKLKK; encoded by the coding sequence ATGGATGATTTTATTGCTGCACGCTCGCAGATGGCTATGTCGCTGGGTTTTCATATTATTTTTGCCTGTGTCGGTATGGTCATGCCTTTCTTCATGTGTATTGCTCATTATTTGTATTTAAAGACCGGAAATGAGATCTACAAAGGTCTTACTAAAGCCTGGAGCAGAGGTGTAGCTATACTGTTTGCTACCGGCGCTGTTTCCGGGACGATGCTTTCCTTTGAACTGGGACTGCTCTGGCCTGGCTTTATGAAGCATGCTGGTCCCATCTTTGGTATGCCTTTCTCTCTGGAAGGGACAGCCTTTTTTATTGAGGCTATAGCTTTAGGTTTTTTTCTTTACGGATGGAACAGATTCAATAAGTGGTTTCACTGGGCTACAGGACTGGTTGTCGGTATCAGTGGGATTGCATCTGGCATATTGGTGGTCGCTGCTAATGCGTGGATGAATAGTCCTTCTGGATTTGATTATGTAGATGGTAAATACATAAACATAGACCCCATTCAGGCGATGTTTAATGATGCCTGGTTTTCGCAGGCCCTGCATATGATGTTAGCGGCCTTCGTTGCCACAGGTTTTGCGGTCGCTGGGGTACATGCACTTATGATTATCAAGAAAAAAAATGTGGCCTTTCACACAGCAGCTTTTCGTATATCGGCATTGGCGGCTTGTATCGCAGCGCTGTTGCAGCCTATCAGTGGTGATATCTCAGCAAAAGACGTTGGAAAACGTCAGCCGGCTAAGTTAGCGGCTATGGAAGCTCATTTTGAAACAGAAGCCAGAGCTTCTTTTTTAATAGGAGGAATCCCTGATGAAGAGAAGGGGACAGTAAAATATGGAATAAAAGTGCCTGGACTTTTAAGTTTTCTGGCTTACGGAGATATGGATAAACCGGTCACCGGACTGAATGATATCCCTCGGGATGAGTGGCCTCCGGTAGCGATCACCCATTATGCTTTTCAGATTATGATCGGATTAGGAATGTTGCTGGTGTTGCTTTCTATCCTATATTTTATAGCTCTGTTTAGGAAAAAAAGTTGGTTGCAAAGCACCTGGTTATTCAGATTATTTGTGATCGCTATACCGTTGGGATATATTGCACTGGAGGCCGGATGGGTAGTCACAGAGGTTGGACGTCAGCCCTGGATTATATATGGTATTATGCGCACTATTGATGCGGTGACGCCAATGCCAGGAATTGCGTATTCCTTTTATGTATTTACGGCTGTTTTTGTATCCCTTTCTATAGCTGTGATTTATCTTTTGTACAGACAGATTACAATGGTAGGTCATCTCTATGATCCTACAGACCCTAATTTTAAACTAAAAAAGTAA
- the recR gene encoding recombination mediator RecR, with product MEFSSKLLQQAVDEFGRLPGIGQKTALRLVLHLLKQSDGEVLRFTGALNQLKEQIKYCKECFNISDHDICEICSSLKRDKSLICVVEDTRDVMAIENTNQYQGVYHVLGGLISPMDGVGPSDLKIEGLVERLRAGHVKEVILALSATMEGDTTIFYLYRKLKEFDIQISTIARGIAFGGELEYVDEITLGRSIATRVPYERNIG from the coding sequence ATGGAATTTTCTTCAAAATTATTGCAGCAGGCAGTAGATGAATTTGGGCGTTTACCGGGTATAGGACAAAAAACAGCGTTAAGGTTGGTCTTGCACCTGTTGAAGCAATCTGATGGAGAAGTTTTGCGTTTTACAGGGGCGCTCAATCAACTCAAAGAGCAGATTAAGTACTGTAAGGAATGCTTTAATATTTCAGATCATGATATCTGTGAAATCTGTAGTTCACTCAAGCGGGACAAATCTTTGATCTGTGTCGTAGAAGATACCAGAGATGTCATGGCGATAGAGAATACCAATCAGTATCAGGGCGTATATCATGTGCTGGGAGGCCTGATATCTCCTATGGATGGTGTAGGTCCTTCAGATCTCAAAATAGAAGGACTCGTAGAGCGTCTTCGTGCCGGTCATGTGAAGGAAGTAATTTTGGCTTTAAGTGCCACCATGGAAGGGGATACGACAATATTCTACCTGTACCGTAAATTAAAAGAATTTGATATTCAGATCAGCACCATTGCCAGAGGTATTGCATTTGGTGGCGAACTGGAATATGTAGACGAAATTACACTTGGGCGTTCAATTGCTACAAGAGTTCCATATGAGCGGAATATAGGATAA
- a CDS encoding MFS transporter — MKRIIQIYIKSYSGLSPAAWLLALVMLINRMGSMVIPFLGMYMTKQLGFDISHVGIVLACYGCGSVAGSWLGGWLTDRIGNFKVQSISLIMTAPLFLLMPMFRTFESMAAIVFVLSLVADTFRPANSVSVARYAKPENLTKAYSLNRMAVNLGFSIGPALGGFLAAFSYNWIFYGNAIAVAIAAVVFLYFFYNKKGNKITKKSEKELQTEVKDRNPYTDGPFILFSILCCLFSMAFFQLISTLPLFYQDVHHMNEREIGMILGFSGFVIVVFEMLLVHIVEHRATITRILFYGTLCAGLSYLMLNFNFGIAWLYIAMFMLSLGEMLTLPFMATVTALRSTRNTQGAYMGMNSIAFASSNIFGPFLGTKTVALWGYHTLWYIDAAILVLVAFGFIWALKRLGLNQ; from the coding sequence ATGAAAAGAATTATACAAATATATATCAAGTCTTACAGCGGACTTTCCCCGGCAGCCTGGCTCCTCGCCTTAGTGATGCTAATCAACAGGATGGGCTCTATGGTAATACCATTTTTGGGTATGTATATGACCAAACAACTTGGCTTTGACATCTCCCATGTAGGTATTGTATTAGCCTGCTATGGCTGCGGATCCGTCGCCGGATCCTGGCTAGGCGGATGGCTTACAGACAGAATTGGGAATTTCAAAGTACAGTCTATCAGTCTGATTATGACCGCTCCTTTATTTTTGCTGATGCCGATGTTCCGTACATTCGAATCTATGGCCGCTATTGTTTTTGTACTCAGTCTGGTGGCCGATACGTTCAGACCTGCAAACTCGGTATCAGTGGCACGCTATGCCAAACCGGAAAACCTGACGAAAGCTTATTCACTAAACAGAATGGCGGTCAACCTGGGTTTTTCGATTGGTCCTGCGTTGGGAGGTTTTCTGGCTGCATTTTCATACAACTGGATTTTCTATGGAAATGCTATCGCGGTAGCTATAGCCGCTGTTGTTTTCCTTTACTTTTTCTACAATAAAAAAGGAAATAAAATAACTAAAAAATCAGAAAAGGAATTACAGACGGAAGTGAAAGACAGGAACCCCTATACAGATGGACCATTTATACTTTTTTCTATTCTCTGTTGTCTGTTTTCAATGGCCTTTTTTCAACTGATCAGTACACTTCCTCTTTTCTATCAGGATGTTCACCATATGAATGAACGTGAAATCGGCATGATACTCGGCTTCAGCGGATTTGTAATTGTTGTATTTGAAATGCTGCTCGTACATATTGTTGAACATCGGGCCACTATTACACGCATACTCTTTTACGGAACATTATGTGCGGGTCTCTCCTATCTGATGCTCAATTTTAATTTTGGAATAGCCTGGCTGTATATAGCGATGTTTATGCTTTCGCTTGGAGAGATGCTTACATTACCATTTATGGCTACCGTTACTGCTTTGCGCTCTACACGCAATACACAGGGAGCATATATGGGTATGAATTCTATTGCTTTTGCTTCATCCAATATCTTTGGTCCCTTTCTGGGTACAAAGACAGTAGCTCTCTGGGGATATCATACCTTATGGTATATCGATGCTGCTATATTGGTATTGGTTGCTTTTGGGTTTATCTGGGCTTTGAAAAGATTAGGATTAAATCAATAA
- a CDS encoding MauE/DoxX family redox-associated membrane protein: MKIVKFILSLLFGLMFINAGLNKFLNYMPMPELTAEQMKLFGAMAEIKYLIPLVGAIELLGGLLFIFPKTRALGAIVIFPIMVGIILHNAIFEPSGLMIALPFFAINLWMIADNWNKYKPMVCS, from the coding sequence ATGAAAATCGTTAAATTCATCCTCTCCCTTCTGTTTGGATTGATGTTTATCAATGCCGGGCTAAACAAATTTCTAAATTATATGCCTATGCCCGAACTGACAGCAGAACAAATGAAGCTATTCGGAGCTATGGCAGAGATCAAGTACCTGATACCTCTGGTAGGTGCTATAGAACTGCTAGGTGGCTTGCTTTTCATCTTTCCAAAAACAAGAGCATTGGGAGCTATTGTAATTTTTCCAATTATGGTTGGCATTATTCTTCACAATGCCATTTTCGAACCATCCGGGTTAATGATTGCTCTTCCATTTTTTGCTATTAATCTTTGGATGATAGCTGACAACTGGAACAAATATAAACCTATGGTTTGTAGTTAA
- a CDS encoding cytochrome d ubiquinol oxidase subunit II, giving the protein MLYVVIAYLWAAICLYLILGGADFGAGIVELISGKETRPRVRNLMYKAIGPIWEANHMWLIIAIVILFVGFPEIYTTMSIYMHLPLLMMLIGIIARGTAFTFRNYDAVEDNMQTIYFRIFTISSLITPFFLGIIAASTVSSHIDTQATDFYTAYISSWFNWFGIAVGLFTVAICGYLASIFAIGQVERKEDRRLMTRLAKLFVFVVMGCGVLVFAAAYYSHIPLLNWVLGDIWGQIAIFLASCSVIWLFISFRNESISLMRILAGFQVVMILFAATYKHYPNLILLKNGQHLSLVEHAGAEGAISSLAWALLLGSIFILPTLFYLMYSFSRKSIKAY; this is encoded by the coding sequence ATGTTATACGTTGTCATTGCTTATCTGTGGGCTGCCATCTGTCTCTATCTTATTCTGGGAGGAGCCGATTTTGGTGCCGGTATAGTAGAGTTGATCTCCGGTAAGGAAACCCGTCCCCGGGTGCGTAATCTGATGTATAAAGCCATAGGCCCTATTTGGGAGGCAAATCATATGTGGCTTATCATTGCTATTGTTATTCTTTTTGTCGGGTTTCCGGAGATTTATACGACTATGTCCATCTATATGCACCTGCCTTTGCTCATGATGCTGATTGGTATTATAGCAAGAGGTACGGCATTTACTTTTCGCAACTACGATGCTGTAGAAGATAATATGCAAACCATTTACTTCCGTATCTTCACCATATCGAGTCTGATAACACCTTTTTTTCTCGGCATTATAGCGGCATCTACTGTTTCGAGTCATATTGATACACAGGCAACGGATTTTTATACAGCTTATATCAGCAGCTGGTTTAACTGGTTTGGTATTGCTGTAGGTTTGTTTACCGTAGCAATATGCGGTTACCTGGCTTCGATCTTCGCTATCGGGCAGGTTGAGCGAAAGGAAGACAGAAGATTAATGACCAGACTGGCAAAGTTGTTTGTATTTGTGGTCATGGGCTGTGGCGTTTTGGTATTTGCAGCGGCGTATTACTCACATATCCCTTTGCTCAACTGGGTATTGGGCGATATCTGGGGGCAGATAGCGATCTTTCTTGCTTCCTGTTCGGTTATATGGCTGTTTATTAGTTTTCGTAATGAATCTATTTCCCTTATGCGTATACTGGCCGGTTTTCAAGTGGTTATGATCTTGTTTGCAGCGACCTACAAGCATTATCCGAATCTTATATTATTGAAAAACGGTCAGCACCTTTCATTGGTTGAACATGCAGGAGCAGAAGGAGCTATCAGCTCTCTTGCGTGGGCATTATTGTTGGGAAGTATTTTTATATTACCTACTCTGTTTTATCTTATGTATTCCTTTAGTCGCAAATCAATAAAGGCTTATTAA
- a CDS encoding TonB-dependent receptor, which yields MAGYVQAQTLKGTVYNASGEKIKGASILISGKSLGQSDENGSFSIKLTPGTYQVKTSYLNKQSSVTEVFLQQGDLRELDFTIDASNQLEDVVVVASRKPVNISDIAGTVWVFNREQIEQQAKNGVPLKEMLAILAPGMDIGPQGRTNYGQNMRGRAALVMIDGVSLNSIRSISRQLDAIDPFNIERIEILSGASSIYGGNATGGIINIITRRANKDGLGGTSEIGVRAGLRHSNDHDYRIAQSLQGRGEKLEGRLAVAYQQNGATYGADNEQIFTDITQTDLQYNRSVDVLGTAGYQIHPNHKITVSGQYYNSKFNGKRSLFLGDNLSAFTTGKGELLEMRDGFKSSVNPGTVRLMGTANYHGSQLLGGQDLYVQVAGRSEKLDFYPFPGTLRLATGVTPYMSSSRQNTYYTGLKALLSKSWDKINITYGLDVDFEKFEATQNVYDIAKSFESGGLVNETIHTLGRYPTNRSTSIAGYFQGEYSIIDMLKLTAGLRYQNTDITVKDFVGSVQQTQVAFGYGNSASAIPGGKSSYDMTLVNAGLLLKPNSNHQAWFTYSEGVALADPAKFYGYGTYNLNATTNNWDITSSLNVKDSPLQGIKTNQFELGYRINYAGIKGQVSGFVSKSDKVMSVDRTNFQVVVNEQNLRNTGIEAELSYTYDGFYIGASALLIRSEVQVENDWKKQEVYNASPSKLVAYTGYNIKNWNFRFQSLQNMKLKDELSNEIKAYNTSDLFVGYTLPYGKLNVGVQNLFNTTYQTIWSKRSQILYSTYKLDDLFYYQGRGRTFSVNYTFDF from the coding sequence TTGGCCGGATATGTACAGGCACAGACGCTAAAGGGAACTGTCTACAATGCTTCCGGAGAGAAAATCAAGGGAGCCAGTATCCTGATATCGGGTAAAAGCCTTGGTCAATCTGATGAAAACGGATCTTTCTCTATAAAACTTACTCCGGGAACTTATCAGGTAAAGACATCTTATCTGAATAAACAAAGCTCCGTAACAGAGGTTTTCCTGCAACAAGGGGATCTCAGAGAGCTGGATTTTACTATTGATGCTTCCAATCAATTGGAAGATGTTGTGGTGGTGGCATCCCGAAAACCAGTAAATATTTCGGATATAGCAGGGACAGTCTGGGTTTTCAATCGTGAACAGATTGAACAGCAGGCTAAAAACGGGGTTCCGTTGAAAGAAATGCTGGCAATCCTTGCGCCTGGTATGGATATCGGTCCGCAGGGTAGAACTAACTACGGTCAGAATATGAGAGGCAGGGCTGCACTGGTCATGATCGATGGGGTGTCATTAAATAGTATACGTTCTATCAGTCGTCAACTGGATGCAATTGACCCTTTTAATATAGAGCGGATTGAGATTCTTTCTGGAGCAAGTTCTATCTATGGTGGAAATGCTACAGGAGGTATTATCAATATAATAACCCGGAGAGCTAATAAAGACGGATTGGGCGGTACTTCCGAAATCGGTGTAAGAGCTGGTCTGAGACATTCAAATGATCACGATTATCGTATTGCTCAATCTTTACAGGGCAGAGGAGAGAAATTAGAAGGTCGTCTGGCAGTTGCTTATCAGCAAAACGGGGCTACCTACGGGGCTGATAATGAACAGATTTTTACGGATATTACACAAACGGATTTACAGTACAACAGAAGTGTAGATGTATTGGGAACTGCAGGCTATCAGATCCATCCGAATCACAAGATCACTGTATCCGGACAGTATTATAATTCTAAATTTAATGGCAAAAGAAGTCTTTTCTTAGGTGATAACCTGAGTGCTTTTACTACCGGAAAAGGAGAATTACTTGAAATGAGAGACGGATTTAAATCGAGTGTAAATCCGGGTACTGTACGCTTAATGGGAACAGCAAATTATCATGGTTCACAACTACTTGGCGGACAGGATCTGTATGTGCAGGTAGCCGGGCGGTCAGAAAAGCTGGATTTTTATCCTTTCCCGGGGACATTAAGGTTAGCGACAGGCGTTACTCCTTATATGTCTTCATCCCGTCAGAATACGTATTATACCGGATTGAAAGCTTTATTATCTAAAAGCTGGGACAAGATCAATATTACGTACGGATTGGATGTAGATTTTGAGAAATTCGAAGCGACACAAAATGTATATGATATTGCAAAATCATTTGAATCCGGAGGACTGGTAAATGAAACTATCCATACTTTAGGCAGATATCCTACCAATCGCTCTACAAGTATAGCCGGATACTTTCAGGGAGAATATTCAATTATAGATATGTTGAAACTTACTGCAGGCCTGCGCTATCAAAATACGGATATTACGGTTAAAGACTTTGTAGGCTCCGTTCAGCAGACTCAGGTAGCATTTGGCTATGGAAATTCAGCGTCAGCTATTCCGGGCGGAAAGAGTTCATATGATATGACATTGGTCAATGCTGGTTTATTACTGAAGCCTAACAGTAATCATCAGGCCTGGTTTACCTATTCGGAAGGTGTGGCACTGGCCGATCCGGCAAAGTTTTATGGTTATGGTACTTATAATCTCAATGCTACGACTAATAACTGGGATATTACATCCAGTCTCAATGTAAAAGATTCACCGCTGCAGGGGATTAAAACAAATCAGTTTGAACTGGGATACCGTATCAATTATGCGGGAATTAAAGGACAGGTATCCGGATTTGTAAGTAAATCTGATAAGGTAATGTCTGTTGATCGTACTAATTTTCAGGTTGTTGTCAATGAGCAGAATCTTCGGAATACAGGTATAGAAGCTGAATTGTCGTATACATATGACGGATTTTATATAGGAGCAAGTGCATTATTAATCCGTTCGGAAGTACAGGTTGAAAACGATTGGAAAAAGCAAGAAGTATATAATGCCAGCCCATCTAAACTTGTGGCTTATACCGGATACAATATCAAAAACTGGAACTTTCGTTTCCAGAGTTTACAAAACATGAAATTGAAGGACGAATTGAGCAATGAGATTAAGGCTTACAATACATCAGATCTTTTTGTTGGGTATACGTTGCCTTATGGTAAGCTGAATGTCGGGGTACAGAATTTATTCAATACAACTTACCAGACGATCTGGAGTAAACGATCGCAGATCCTGTATTCTACTTATAAACTCGACGATCTGTTTTATTATCAGGGAAGAGGAAGAACCTTTTCCGTCAATTATACGTTCGACTTTTAG
- a CDS encoding DUF1016 N-terminal domain-containing protein, producing MIINQAIITDIKAIISQSKDVAIRAIDHQRTLMYWHIGKRIFKEEQEGKDRADYGTFLVKYLSDQLQPEFGSGFSIRQINLYRQFYRTFENVHTVYAQLSWR from the coding sequence ATGATTATAAACCAAGCCATTATTACCGATATTAAAGCCATTATTTCACAATCAAAAGATGTGGCTATACGGGCTATTGACCACCAACGGACATTAATGTATTGGCATATTGGAAAGCGTATTTTTAAAGAAGAACAAGAGGGAAAAGATCGTGCAGATTATGGAACTTTCCTTGTTAAATATCTTTCCGATCAACTACAGCCTGAATTTGGAAGCGGGTTTTCAATCAGGCAAATTAATTTGTATCGTCAATTTTATCGCACTTTTGAGAATGTGCATACAGTGTATGCACAATTGAGCTGGAGGTAA
- a CDS encoding 5'-nucleotidase C-terminal domain-containing protein: MYRFNIRSLALVIGLGFMGFTSCKTLYTRASDSYQGYEMNNTVTADSAVVALYAPYKQQMESEMNRVIGYSDTYLTKTRDAESLIGNFFADALLDIGKTLDKDAVFSFATKGGIRTDMRQGDITVGKIFEIMPFENKISILELSGKDVLTLADFIAQTGGQPIGGMRMEIVGKKATSVKINGQDIDPAKHYKMVTYDYIANGGDNLDALASPVSRKDYESKVREGLMDYIGRQTKAGKHINAVLDGRVKISQ; this comes from the coding sequence ATGTATAGATTTAACATCCGTTCCCTGGCATTAGTAATAGGTTTGGGCTTCATGGGATTCACCTCGTGCAAGACGCTCTACACCCGGGCATCCGACTCCTATCAGGGCTATGAAATGAATAACACTGTTACTGCAGATTCTGCAGTAGTAGCACTTTACGCACCTTATAAGCAACAAATGGAATCTGAAATGAACCGTGTAATTGGTTATTCAGACACCTATCTGACCAAGACACGGGATGCCGAGAGTCTTATTGGAAACTTTTTTGCTGACGCTCTTCTGGATATCGGAAAAACACTGGATAAGGATGCTGTATTTTCATTTGCAACCAAAGGTGGTATCCGTACAGATATGAGACAAGGTGATATTACTGTAGGTAAAATATTTGAGATCATGCCTTTTGAGAATAAGATCTCTATACTTGAATTGTCAGGTAAGGATGTATTGACACTGGCTGACTTCATTGCACAGACAGGAGGTCAACCTATAGGTGGCATGCGAATGGAGATCGTGGGTAAAAAAGCAACATCAGTGAAGATTAATGGTCAGGATATTGATCCAGCCAAACATTATAAAATGGTGACCTATGATTATATCGCTAATGGCGGAGACAATCTGGATGCTTTAGCCAGCCCGGTATCACGAAAAGACTATGAAAGTAAAGTCCGTGAAGGTCTTATGGATTATATCGGCAGACAAACGAAAGCCGGAAAACATATTAATGCAGTATTAGATGGAAGAGTTAAAATCAGTCAATAG
- a CDS encoding metallophosphoesterase, whose translation MEELKSVNRRVFIKGLGALGATAALSNIPLDALADSEVKITILHTNDVHSRIEPFPMDGSRNQGLGGVARRSTLIQKIRKEEKNVLLLDAGDMFQGTPYFNLFGGKLELDLMTKLGYDAGTFGNHEFDNGLDGLVKYLDHAKFPFLTANYDFTGTVLQGKTQDYTIFKRGGIKIGVFGVCIDVNGLVDPTNCKGMKYLDPIPVANRIAEKLKKEEKCDLVICLSHLGYKYDSDKVSDLVLAEKTQYIDLIIGGHTHTFLDKPVSVRNMAGEQTIVNQVGFAGINLGRIDFILKPYSGKKRIESVVYQVDHHIKPSILT comes from the coding sequence ATGGAAGAGTTAAAATCAGTCAATAGAAGAGTCTTTATCAAAGGTTTAGGTGCACTAGGTGCAACTGCTGCTTTGAGTAACATACCTCTGGATGCACTGGCTGATTCGGAAGTAAAAATCACGATACTGCATACAAACGATGTACATAGCCGAATAGAACCCTTTCCGATGGATGGATCCAGAAATCAGGGACTTGGCGGTGTAGCCCGCAGAAGTACATTGATTCAGAAGATCAGAAAAGAGGAGAAAAACGTTCTTTTGCTTGATGCAGGAGATATGTTTCAGGGCACACCTTATTTCAATCTCTTTGGCGGTAAGCTGGAACTGGATCTGATGACCAAACTGGGTTATGATGCAGGGACATTTGGTAATCATGAGTTTGACAACGGACTGGATGGACTAGTTAAATATCTGGATCATGCAAAATTTCCTTTCCTGACAGCCAACTATGACTTTACAGGAACGGTATTGCAGGGCAAAACACAAGATTATACCATCTTCAAAAGAGGAGGTATCAAAATCGGGGTATTTGGTGTCTGTATAGATGTAAATGGCCTCGTAGATCCTACGAATTGCAAAGGCATGAAGTATCTGGATCCGATTCCTGTAGCGAACCGGATTGCTGAAAAGCTGAAAAAAGAAGAAAAATGTGATCTGGTGATCTGTCTTTCCCATTTGGGTTACAAATACGATTCAGACAAAGTTTCTGATCTCGTGTTAGCAGAGAAGACTCAATATATTGATCTGATTATAGGTGGGCATACGCATACCTTTTTAGATAAACCGGTCTCTGTCCGTAATATGGCAGGAGAACAGACGATTGTCAATCAGGTCGGTTTTGCCGGAATTAATTTGGGACGCATTGATTTCATTTTAAAACCTTATTCGGGAAAGAAGCGCATCGAGTCTGTCGTATATCAGGTCGATCATCATATAAAACCCTCGATTTTAACATAA